A genomic segment from Bosea sp. OAE506 encodes:
- a CDS encoding heavy metal translocating P-type ATPase, protein MTLTDLPKPDGATTLAIPVEGMSCASCVGRVEKAILAVPGVRGASVNLATQRVSVGLDADAGVAPVLAAIRAAGYTPQEDETDFSVEGMSCASCVGRVERALLSVPGVLEGSVNLATGRAHAHHIGGEGTVAAIAAALAKAGYPAEPVREAASQADRDSARRDAELSGLRRDLTLAALATLPIVVIEMGSHLSDTLHHALAESFGAANLRILSFILASLVQFGPGLQFYRKGGPALLRGAPDMNSLVMLGTTTAYLYSVVSTFAPALLPAGLDHTYFEAGAVIVTLILFGRYAEARAKGQTGDAIRRLLKLQAKTALVLREGREQELAVAQVRPGDIVLVRPGERLPVDGEVVEGASFVDESMLTGEPIPVEKAVGSTVIGGTVNGTGAFRFRATRIGADTLLAGIVRTMEAAQASKLPIQALVDKVTMWFVPAVMAAALLTFGVWLIFGPSPALSLAIVNAVAVLIIACPCAMGLATPTSIMVGTGKAAQMGVLFRRGEALQALRDVTVVALDKTGTITRGKPELTDVEVTAGFSRDEVLRLVTAVETRSEHPIAQAIVAAARQGGQILPEPAAFAAEPGYGVTATVEGRALLVGADRLLAREGIDLSPFAATAARLGGEGKSPLYAAVDGRLAAILAVSDPVKETSREALEALRAQGLRIVMITGDNRRTAEAIARGLPVDEVVAEVLPAGKVAVIERLQAGGARVAFVGDGINDAPALAKADVGLAIGTGTDIAIESADVVLMSGDLRNVANAVALSRATLRNIAENLFWAFGYNAVLIPVAAGVLYPAFGILMSPMVAGLAMALSSVSVVANALRLRGFRPPLAAHGRAAAAAGAGPRKRLNL, encoded by the coding sequence ATGACCCTGACCGATCTTCCCAAGCCGGACGGCGCGACGACGCTCGCGATCCCCGTCGAGGGGATGAGCTGCGCGTCCTGCGTCGGCCGGGTCGAAAAGGCGATCCTGGCCGTGCCGGGCGTCCGCGGGGCTTCGGTCAATCTGGCGACGCAGCGGGTGAGCGTCGGGCTCGACGCCGATGCCGGCGTGGCGCCCGTCCTGGCCGCGATCCGGGCGGCCGGCTACACGCCGCAGGAGGACGAGACCGATTTTTCTGTCGAGGGGATGAGCTGCGCCTCCTGCGTCGGGCGGGTCGAGCGCGCGCTGCTTTCCGTGCCGGGCGTGCTGGAGGGCAGCGTCAACCTCGCCACGGGCCGCGCCCATGCGCACCACATAGGCGGGGAGGGCACGGTGGCGGCCATCGCGGCGGCTCTGGCTAAGGCCGGCTATCCGGCCGAGCCCGTGCGGGAGGCGGCTTCCCAGGCCGATCGCGACAGCGCGCGGCGCGACGCCGAGCTGTCAGGCCTGCGCCGCGACCTGACCCTGGCCGCACTGGCGACGCTGCCGATCGTCGTGATCGAGATGGGTTCGCATCTCTCCGACACGCTGCATCACGCGCTGGCCGAGAGCTTCGGTGCGGCCAATCTGCGCATCCTGTCCTTCATCCTGGCGAGCCTGGTGCAGTTCGGGCCGGGGCTGCAATTCTACCGCAAGGGTGGGCCGGCACTGCTGCGCGGCGCGCCCGACATGAACTCGCTCGTCATGTTGGGCACGACGACGGCCTATCTCTATTCGGTGGTCTCGACCTTCGCGCCCGCGCTGCTGCCGGCCGGGCTCGACCACACCTATTTCGAGGCCGGCGCGGTCATCGTCACGCTGATCCTGTTCGGCCGCTATGCCGAGGCCCGGGCCAAGGGCCAGACCGGCGATGCGATCCGCCGGCTTTTGAAGCTGCAGGCCAAGACCGCTCTGGTGCTGCGCGAGGGCCGCGAGCAGGAGTTAGCCGTCGCGCAGGTGCGGCCCGGCGACATCGTGCTGGTGCGGCCTGGCGAACGGCTGCCGGTCGATGGCGAGGTGGTGGAGGGGGCCTCCTTCGTCGACGAGTCCATGCTGACCGGCGAGCCGATCCCCGTCGAGAAGGCGGTCGGTTCCACGGTGATCGGCGGCACGGTCAACGGGACCGGAGCCTTCCGCTTCCGCGCGACGCGCATCGGCGCGGACACGCTTCTGGCGGGAATCGTGCGGACGATGGAGGCAGCCCAAGCCTCGAAGCTGCCGATCCAGGCGCTGGTCGACAAGGTGACGATGTGGTTCGTGCCCGCCGTCATGGCCGCCGCGCTGCTGACCTTTGGGGTCTGGCTGATCTTCGGGCCGAGCCCGGCGCTGTCGCTGGCGATCGTCAATGCGGTCGCGGTGCTGATCATCGCCTGTCCCTGCGCGATGGGGCTGGCGACGCCGACCTCGATCATGGTCGGCACCGGCAAGGCGGCGCAGATGGGCGTGCTGTTCCGGCGCGGCGAGGCGCTGCAGGCCCTGCGCGACGTCACGGTCGTCGCGCTCGACAAGACCGGCACGATCACGCGGGGCAAGCCCGAACTGACGGATGTGGAGGTCACCGCGGGCTTCTCGCGCGACGAGGTTCTGCGGCTGGTGACGGCGGTCGAGACGCGCTCGGAGCACCCGATCGCGCAGGCCATCGTCGCGGCGGCCCGGCAGGGCGGCCAAATCCTGCCCGAGCCCGCCGCCTTCGCCGCCGAGCCCGGTTATGGCGTCACGGCCACCGTCGAGGGACGGGCGCTGTTGGTCGGGGCCGACCGGCTGCTGGCGCGGGAGGGCATCGACCTTTCGCCTTTTGCCGCGACGGCGGCGCGGCTCGGAGGCGAAGGCAAGTCGCCGCTCTATGCCGCAGTCGACGGGCGGCTTGCCGCCATCCTCGCCGTCTCGGACCCCGTCAAGGAGACCAGCCGCGAAGCGCTCGAGGCGCTGCGGGCGCAGGGCCTGCGGATCGTGATGATCACCGGCGACAACCGGCGCACCGCCGAGGCGATCGCGCGCGGCCTGCCGGTCGACGAGGTCGTCGCGGAGGTGCTGCCGGCCGGCAAGGTCGCGGTGATCGAGCGGCTGCAGGCAGGGGGTGCCCGCGTCGCCTTCGTCGGCGACGGCATCAACGACGCTCCGGCGCTGGCGAAGGCCGATGTCGGGCTCGCCATCGGCACCGGCACGGACATCGCGATCGAGAGCGCCGATGTCGTGCTGATGTCGGGCGATCTGCGCAATGTGGCGAACGCGGTGGCGCTGTCGCGCGCGACGCTGCGCAACATCGCCGAGAACCTGTTCTGGGCTTTCGGCTACAATGCGGTGCTGATCCCGGTTGCGGCTGGCGTGCTCTACCCGGCCTTCGGCATCCTGATGTCGCCGATGGTGGCGGGGCTCGCCATGGCGCTCTCCAGCGTCAGTGTCGTCGCCAATGCGCTGCGGCTGCGCGGTTTCCGGCCGCCGCTTGCGGCGCATGGCCGGGCTGCGGCCGCAGCCGGAGCGGGGCCGAGAAAGCGCTTGAACCTCTAG
- a CDS encoding heavy metal translocating P-type ATPase, giving the protein MSRPVSDLATKAPEAVSPAPATCGSACCCGHDHAPPAAATAPHSHGPGCGHDHDHDHAHGHPHAAQAADALPADEPGALLWQVHGMDCGNCAQTIRTALERLPGVSDIRISVTKETLALRLDEGLTQPDAIESRIATLGYRPSRLVATQAVSLRREAPSTWWRQAKGRLAIASGALVALAYLVGVFAPGWHDPLFIAAGLLAAAPVARRAIVSARAGAPFTIEMLMTIAVAGALVIGAAEEAAIVVFLFCVGEVLEGVAAEKARSGIRSLAALVPQTAWLEEGGTVREVPAESLRIGQSVLVRPGDRIPADGSVLTGTSSVDEAPITGESMPKAKEPGSEVFAGTVNHEAALTIRVGRAAQDTMIARIVALVAEAQDAKAPTERFIDRFSRIYMPFIVGLSLLVAVLPPLLAGGAWGEWIYRGLALLLIGCPCALVISVPAAIASSLATAARRGLLIKGGAVIEALAGVDTVAFDKTGTLTIGRPVVTDVVALEGGAPQVLALAAAVERRSSHPLAAAIVARAEAEAVAIVAAEDVAAVPGKGMAGTIGEVAVFVGAPRHAAAWATLPEAALAAIDRLEGEGKTVVVVVSAARAVGLLALRDEPRPDAAAAIGRLNAMGIRPLMLTGDNPRAAAAVGAALGVAVTAGMLPADKAKAVAELARSGRVAMVGDGINDAPALASAQVGIAMGSGTRVAIEAADAALLHDRVGDVPALIGLARATMANIRQNIALALGLKALFLVTTVIGATGLWVAILADTGGTVLVTLNALRLLGYFRSEPAMARTATPETVRPVLGTG; this is encoded by the coding sequence ATGTCCAGACCCGTTTCCGATCTCGCTACGAAGGCTCCTGAAGCCGTCTCTCCGGCGCCTGCGACCTGCGGGTCCGCCTGCTGCTGCGGACATGATCACGCCCCGCCTGCTGCCGCTACCGCTCCGCACAGCCACGGCCCGGGCTGCGGCCATGATCACGATCACGACCATGCCCATGGTCATCCGCATGCGGCGCAAGCGGCCGACGCACTGCCGGCGGATGAGCCGGGCGCGCTGCTCTGGCAGGTGCATGGCATGGATTGCGGCAACTGCGCCCAGACCATTCGTACGGCGCTGGAGCGCCTGCCGGGCGTCTCGGACATCCGAATCTCCGTGACCAAGGAGACTCTGGCGCTGCGCCTCGACGAGGGGCTGACCCAGCCCGACGCGATCGAGAGCCGCATCGCGACGCTGGGCTACAGGCCGAGCCGGCTCGTGGCGACGCAGGCTGTGTCGCTGCGGCGCGAGGCGCCTTCCACCTGGTGGCGCCAGGCCAAGGGCCGGCTCGCCATCGCCTCGGGCGCGCTGGTCGCGCTGGCCTATCTGGTCGGCGTGTTCGCGCCGGGCTGGCACGACCCGCTGTTCATCGCCGCGGGCCTGCTTGCGGCGGCTCCGGTGGCGCGCCGGGCCATTGTCTCGGCGCGGGCCGGTGCGCCCTTCACCATCGAGATGCTGATGACGATCGCGGTGGCCGGCGCGCTCGTCATCGGTGCGGCGGAGGAGGCGGCCATCGTCGTCTTCCTCTTCTGTGTCGGCGAGGTTCTGGAGGGCGTGGCCGCCGAGAAGGCCCGTTCCGGCATCCGCTCGCTCGCCGCGCTGGTGCCGCAGACCGCCTGGCTCGAGGAGGGCGGCACCGTCCGCGAGGTCCCGGCCGAGAGCCTGCGCATCGGCCAGAGCGTACTGGTGCGCCCGGGCGACCGCATCCCGGCCGACGGCTCCGTGCTGACGGGCACCTCCAGCGTCGACGAGGCGCCCATCACCGGTGAATCGATGCCGAAGGCCAAGGAGCCCGGGTCGGAGGTCTTCGCCGGCACCGTCAATCACGAGGCCGCGCTGACGATCCGTGTCGGCCGGGCGGCGCAGGACACGATGATCGCGCGCATCGTCGCGCTCGTCGCCGAGGCGCAGGACGCCAAGGCGCCGACGGAGCGCTTCATCGACCGCTTCTCGCGGATCTACATGCCCTTCATCGTCGGGCTGTCGCTGCTGGTGGCGGTGCTGCCGCCGCTGCTCGCGGGCGGCGCCTGGGGCGAGTGGATCTATCGCGGGCTCGCTTTGCTGCTGATCGGCTGCCCCTGCGCGCTGGTGATCTCGGTTCCCGCCGCGATCGCCTCCAGCCTGGCCACGGCGGCGCGGCGCGGGCTCCTGATCAAGGGCGGCGCGGTGATCGAGGCGCTGGCGGGCGTCGACACCGTCGCCTTCGACAAGACGGGCACGCTGACGATCGGCCGCCCCGTCGTCACCGATGTCGTGGCGCTGGAGGGCGGTGCGCCGCAGGTTCTTGCGCTGGCGGCGGCGGTCGAGCGGCGCTCCAGCCATCCGCTCGCGGCGGCCATCGTCGCGCGGGCTGAAGCCGAGGCGGTGGCTATCGTCGCGGCGGAGGATGTCGCGGCGGTGCCGGGCAAGGGCATGGCGGGCACGATCGGGGAGGTGGCCGTCTTCGTCGGCGCGCCGCGCCATGCCGCCGCCTGGGCGACCCTGCCGGAGGCGGCCCTTGCGGCGATCGACCGGCTCGAAGGCGAGGGCAAGACTGTCGTCGTCGTGGTCAGCGCGGCGCGGGCGGTCGGGTTGCTCGCGTTGCGCGACGAGCCGCGGCCGGATGCGGCGGCGGCGATCGGCCGGCTCAATGCCATGGGCATCCGCCCGCTGATGCTGACCGGTGACAACCCGCGCGCGGCGGCAGCGGTCGGCGCGGCGCTCGGCGTCGCGGTCACGGCCGGGATGCTGCCCGCCGACAAGGCGAAGGCCGTGGCCGAGCTCGCCCGTAGCGGCCGCGTCGCCATGGTCGGCGACGGCATCAACGATGCGCCGGCGCTCGCCAGCGCGCAGGTCGGCATCGCCATGGGCTCGGGCACGCGTGTCGCGATCGAGGCGGCCGATGCGGCGCTGCTGCATGACCGCGTCGGCGACGTGCCGGCGCTGATCGGGCTGGCGCGGGCGACGATGGCCAATATCCGCCAGAACATCGCGCTGGCGCTCGGCCTGAAGGCGCTGTTCCTCGTCACCACCGTCATCGGTGCGACGGGGCTGTGGGTCGCGATCCTCGCCGATACCGGCGGGACCGTGCTGGTCACGCTCAACGCGCTGCGGCTGCTCGGCTATTTCCGCAGCGAGCCCGCGATGGCGCGCACTGCGACGCCGGAAACGGTGCGGCCCGTGCTCGGAACGGGTTGA
- a CDS encoding SUMF1/EgtB/PvdO family nonheme iron enzyme: MSWWRGLALAIGALLLSGTAGLAQSGDAGARRVGLVIGNGGYATAPVAGVAADARAVAEALREGGFDVVTAEDATGAALQDAIAAFSARLGRGAQAVVFYAGHAVQQRGRNFLVPVDPRLRSAADIARAAVDLDLLLDALIVARPSSALVVLDASRENPWQAEIAGPAKGLLAIERMDAISVMFTTAPGRTVADRGNPAVDEWVKAIRTPGLDMQAALARTRDAVARQTRRAQQIWTSSEPPAGLIVTPVARPAQIAQTNRAVIPLPPPESPAARQDAYELAFWESIRSSENPAEYRAYLNAYPDGRFASLARTREQQFAARQNAAATPPAPTPQPAPPVASLREPPRAPAPPAATPAARTVRDCDDCPELVAIRPGSFEMGANELYEFEKPVHTVTIRDGFHIGVREVTFDEWDACVDQGGCSHRPNDRGLGRGKRPVTDIHWNDANAYLAWLSTRTGKRYRLPSEAEWEYAARGGTSTTYPWGATLVKERANCVGCNEPTRRQAVETGQFPPNGFGLFDMAGNAAEWVADCWSDSYRTTPRDGSAFTAPGCRERVLRGGSFNNDPRYLRSAARFKYEADVRFFTNGFRVVREP; the protein is encoded by the coding sequence ATGTCCTGGTGGCGCGGCCTGGCCCTGGCGATCGGCGCCCTGCTGCTGTCGGGCACCGCCGGCCTCGCCCAGTCCGGGGATGCGGGCGCCCGGCGCGTCGGCCTCGTCATCGGCAATGGGGGCTATGCGACGGCGCCTGTGGCCGGTGTGGCGGCCGATGCCCGCGCCGTGGCCGAGGCGCTCCGAGAGGGCGGCTTCGATGTTGTCACCGCCGAGGACGCCACCGGCGCCGCCTTGCAGGATGCCATCGCGGCTTTCTCCGCCAGGCTCGGGCGCGGCGCGCAGGCGGTCGTGTTCTATGCCGGCCATGCGGTCCAGCAGCGCGGCCGCAACTTCCTCGTCCCCGTCGATCCGCGCCTGCGTTCGGCCGCCGACATCGCCCGCGCGGCGGTCGATCTCGACCTGCTGCTCGATGCGCTGATCGTGGCCCGGCCCTCCAGCGCCTTGGTCGTCCTCGACGCCAGCCGCGAAAACCCCTGGCAGGCGGAGATCGCCGGCCCCGCCAAGGGCCTGCTCGCCATCGAGCGGATGGATGCGATCAGCGTGATGTTCACCACGGCGCCGGGCCGCACCGTCGCCGACCGCGGCAATCCGGCCGTGGACGAGTGGGTCAAGGCGATCCGCACGCCCGGCCTCGACATGCAGGCCGCCTTGGCCCGCACCCGAGACGCCGTGGCAAGACAGACCCGCCGCGCCCAGCAGATCTGGACCTCCTCCGAGCCGCCGGCCGGCCTCATCGTCACGCCGGTGGCTCGTCCGGCGCAGATCGCGCAGACCAACCGCGCCGTCATCCCGCTGCCGCCGCCGGAATCGCCCGCCGCGAGGCAGGACGCCTATGAGCTCGCCTTCTGGGAGTCGATCCGCTCCAGCGAGAACCCGGCCGAGTACCGCGCCTATCTCAACGCCTATCCGGATGGGCGCTTCGCTTCGCTCGCCCGCACCCGCGAACAGCAATTCGCGGCGCGCCAGAACGCCGCCGCCACGCCTCCCGCACCGACGCCCCAGCCGGCGCCACCGGTCGCCTCCCTGCGCGAGCCGCCGCGCGCGCCTGCCCCGCCGGCGGCCACACCCGCGGCCCGCACCGTGCGCGACTGCGACGACTGCCCGGAGCTCGTCGCGATCCGCCCCGGCAGCTTCGAGATGGGCGCCAACGAGCTCTACGAATTCGAGAAGCCGGTCCACACGGTGACGATCCGCGACGGCTTCCACATCGGCGTGCGCGAGGTCACCTTCGACGAATGGGATGCCTGCGTCGACCAGGGCGGCTGCAGCCACCGCCCGAACGACCGCGGGCTCGGCCGCGGCAAGCGCCCTGTGACGGACATCCACTGGAACGACGCCAACGCCTATCTCGCCTGGCTCTCGACCCGCACCGGCAAGCGCTACCGCCTGCCGAGCGAGGCGGAGTGGGAGTATGCCGCGCGCGGCGGCACGAGCACGACCTATCCCTGGGGGGCGACGCTGGTGAAGGAGCGCGCCAACTGCGTCGGCTGCAACGAGCCGACGCGTCGGCAGGCGGTCGAGACCGGCCAGTTCCCGCCCAACGGCTTCGGGCTCTTCGACATGGCCGGCAACGCCGCCGAATGGGTCGCCGATTGCTGGAGCGACAGCTACCGCACGACGCCACGCGACGGCAGCGCCTTCACAGCGCCGGGTTGCCGCGAGCGCGTGCTGCGCGGCGGCTCCTTCAACAACGATCCGCGCTATCTGCGCTCGGCCGCCCGCTTCAAATACGAGGCCGATGTGCGCTTCTTCACCAACGGCTTCCGGGTCGTCAGGGAGCCCTAG
- a CDS encoding DUF4399 domain-containing protein — MNPSRLIRSLAALLAASALLAASPALAQSGSGRQPAPKGAEVYFHYPLDGLRVPERFTVRMGLKEMGLAPAGTEWANTGHHHLLINTEPGPPDQPIPSDYNNIHLGNGQSEVVVTLPKGRHTLQLLLGDHNHVPHDPPVMSRKITIHVR; from the coding sequence ATGAACCCGTCACGCCTGATCCGGAGCCTCGCTGCCCTCCTCGCCGCTTCGGCCCTGCTCGCGGCGTCCCCGGCGCTCGCGCAGTCGGGCTCGGGCCGTCAGCCCGCGCCGAAGGGGGCGGAGGTCTATTTCCATTATCCGCTGGATGGGCTGCGCGTCCCCGAGCGCTTTACCGTCCGGATGGGGCTGAAGGAGATGGGCCTCGCGCCCGCCGGCACCGAATGGGCGAATACCGGCCATCACCATCTCTTGATCAACACCGAGCCCGGTCCGCCCGACCAGCCCATTCCGTCCGACTACAACAACATCCATCTCGGCAACGGCCAGAGCGAGGTGGTGGTGACCCTGCCCAAGGGGCGGCACACCTTGCAGCTGCTGCTGGGAGACCATAACCACGTGCCGCATGACCCGCCGGTGATGTCGCGCAAGATCACGATCCATGTCCGCTGA
- a CDS encoding DUF4399 domain-containing protein — MHRVRLGILSVLLMLAAVAAAYAPSALAQEAARPRSKAPADARLGFIGIAEGARLPGKFLVRFALSGMEVAPAGQKQANAGHHHILIDTELPPLDQPIPSDFNHLHLGSGQTEIEVVLPPGRHTLQLLFADHDHVPHDPPVMSPRITVEIIEEAEEKPRVAAPQGARVFFVDLVDGATIPSRSIIRFGAEGVVLSPAGTKHPNGGHHHLLIDTELPPLDHEIPSDFNHVHFGRGQTEAEITLPPGEHTLQLLMGDHDHVPHDPPLMSPRIRVRVVEGEQVATVARPATRADGKPVLTPAPPDAAVYFIYPRDGDVIFPNTTVRFGLRNMGVAPAGVAKPNTGHHHLIVNAPTPPLDEAIPADLNHIHLGGGQTERRITLPRGEHTLQLVFTDENHVPHDPPIVSERIRVTVAPGGRRPEKRR; from the coding sequence GTGCACAGGGTTCGGCTCGGCATCCTGTCGGTGCTGCTGATGCTGGCGGCCGTCGCTGCCGCGTACGCCCCGTCCGCTCTCGCCCAGGAGGCGGCCCGGCCGCGGAGCAAGGCTCCGGCCGATGCGAGGCTCGGCTTCATCGGCATTGCGGAGGGCGCCCGCCTGCCGGGCAAGTTTCTCGTCCGTTTCGCGCTGTCGGGCATGGAGGTCGCCCCCGCCGGGCAGAAGCAGGCCAATGCCGGCCATCACCACATCCTGATCGACACCGAGCTGCCGCCGCTCGACCAGCCGATTCCGAGCGACTTCAACCATCTCCATCTCGGCAGCGGCCAGACCGAGATCGAGGTCGTGCTGCCGCCGGGGCGCCATACGCTGCAGCTGCTCTTCGCCGATCACGATCATGTGCCCCACGACCCACCGGTGATGTCGCCGCGCATCACCGTCGAGATCATTGAGGAGGCGGAGGAGAAGCCGCGCGTCGCAGCGCCCCAGGGAGCACGCGTGTTCTTCGTCGATCTGGTCGACGGCGCCACCATTCCCTCGCGCTCGATCATCCGCTTCGGCGCGGAGGGGGTCGTGCTGTCCCCGGCCGGCACCAAGCATCCCAATGGTGGCCATCACCACCTGCTGATCGACACCGAGCTGCCGCCACTGGACCACGAGATTCCGAGCGACTTCAACCATGTCCATTTCGGGCGCGGCCAGACCGAGGCGGAGATCACACTGCCGCCGGGCGAGCACACGCTGCAGCTGCTGATGGGCGACCACGATCACGTTCCGCATGATCCGCCGCTGATGTCCCCGCGCATCCGGGTGCGGGTCGTCGAGGGGGAGCAGGTGGCGACGGTGGCACGACCCGCGACGCGGGCCGACGGCAAGCCCGTCCTGACCCCTGCCCCGCCCGACGCCGCCGTCTATTTCATCTATCCGCGCGATGGCGACGTGATCTTCCCGAACACCACCGTCCGCTTCGGGCTGCGCAACATGGGCGTCGCTCCGGCCGGCGTCGCCAAACCAAATACGGGCCATCACCATCTCATCGTCAACGCGCCGACGCCGCCGCTCGACGAGGCGATCCCCGCCGATCTCAACCACATCCATCTCGGCGGCGGGCAGACCGAGCGACGCATCACCCTGCCCCGCGGCGAGCATACGCTGCAGCTGGTCTTCACCGACGAGAACCATGTGCCGCATGATCCGCCGATCGTATCCGAACGCATCCGGGTGACGGTTGCGCCCGGCGGCAGGCGCCCGGAGAAGCGGCGATGA
- a CDS encoding caspase family protein produces MSAADGTGRNSPFTAALVREIEQPGLEVATLFRRVQKSVYDATNGRQTPELSLSLLGDFYLNRSETDSDVWSRIRTSEDPAVYHDFIGRYPTSFFTIDARTRLDLIERRAGEAKERELLAREFAERERALLERVERAERVRQQAATDLARRQSESGPDLASAPGTRPATPVAGTIRPVPIPAPQEQAERQRLSDEVARRERELASLETEKRRLADERVVLEQAMAARMGTLTMSAPAEPVSPSLLPSAAPAERSLGERAAAERAVVAPGNTARTQPARAPAGRPSAATCSEILLRAQLGELTPQAKEQLQLCR; encoded by the coding sequence ATGTCCGCCGCCGACGGCACGGGCCGCAACAGCCCGTTCACGGCGGCGCTGGTGCGCGAGATCGAGCAGCCGGGGCTGGAGGTCGCGACGCTGTTCCGGCGTGTGCAGAAGAGCGTCTACGACGCCACCAACGGCCGCCAGACACCGGAACTGTCGCTCTCGCTGCTTGGCGATTTCTACCTAAACCGCTCGGAGACCGATAGCGACGTCTGGAGCCGGATCCGCACCAGCGAGGACCCGGCCGTCTATCACGACTTCATCGGCCGCTATCCGACCAGCTTCTTCACCATCGATGCGCGCACGCGGCTCGACCTGATCGAGCGTCGTGCGGGAGAGGCCAAGGAGCGCGAGCTGCTGGCCCGGGAATTCGCCGAGCGCGAGCGAGCCCTGCTCGAGCGCGTCGAGCGGGCCGAGCGCGTCCGCCAGCAGGCGGCGACGGATCTGGCCCGCCGCCAGAGCGAGAGCGGCCCCGATCTCGCCTCGGCGCCCGGTACGCGTCCCGCGACGCCGGTTGCGGGCACGATCCGGCCGGTTCCGATTCCCGCGCCCCAGGAGCAGGCCGAGCGGCAGCGCCTCTCCGACGAGGTAGCCCGTCGCGAGCGCGAGCTCGCCTCGCTGGAAACCGAGAAGCGCCGGCTGGCCGACGAGCGGGTGGTGCTGGAGCAGGCCATGGCGGCGCGGATGGGCACGCTGACGATGTCGGCGCCCGCCGAGCCGGTCTCGCCCTCGCTCCTGCCGTCGGCCGCGCCGGCCGAGCGCTCCCTTGGCGAGCGTGCAGCGGCCGAGCGTGCCGTCGTGGCACCCGGCAACACCGCACGGACCCAGCCCGCTCGGGCACCGGCGGGGCGGCCCAGCGCGGCGACCTGCAGTGAGATCCTGCTGCGGGCCCAGCTCGGCGAACTGACCCCGCAGGCCAAGGAGCAGTTGCAGCTGTGCCGCTGA
- a CDS encoding OmpA family protein, whose amino-acid sequence MTNDRRAAAARWLRSLLAAICLAGAAGAASAQPAPPTPVPFPEALQRAAADLFSKAAIQGDRIELVIDPLIDAASGAQSVATRAMQQRLIEIVQASHPRFVVQPFTPEVLARDPVVLVGTFTAISQAGNEAPPDVFRICLSLADLKSRTVVSKGVARVTPEAVDVTPTPYFRDTPVWAKDQATEAYVKTCQGTQVGGRLEPAYIDRLGANALIQDGITEYEAQRFREALAFYRTARKLPGGDQHRVRVGTYLANAKLGRRDDAVEAFGDLVDYGLGTEQLSVRLLFRPGSTQFIDNPQTTEPYPMWLSQIATRVKQKNACLEIVGHTSRTGTPHLNERLSVARAQFIMDLLLTGMPDGRSRMIATGRGYRDNLVGTGKDDASDALDRRVEFKVIGC is encoded by the coding sequence ATGACGAATGATCGGCGCGCAGCGGCAGCCCGGTGGCTGCGCTCGCTCCTGGCGGCGATTTGCCTCGCCGGCGCCGCGGGCGCCGCCTCGGCCCAGCCTGCGCCGCCGACGCCGGTTCCGTTCCCCGAGGCGCTGCAGCGCGCCGCGGCGGATCTCTTCTCCAAGGCGGCGATCCAGGGCGACCGCATCGAGCTGGTGATCGATCCGCTCATCGACGCCGCTTCCGGCGCGCAATCGGTCGCCACCCGGGCGATGCAGCAGCGGCTGATCGAGATCGTCCAGGCCTCTCATCCGCGCTTCGTCGTCCAACCCTTCACGCCGGAGGTGCTGGCGCGCGACCCGGTGGTGCTCGTCGGCACCTTCACCGCGATCAGCCAGGCCGGTAACGAGGCTCCGCCGGACGTCTTCCGCATCTGCCTGAGCCTCGCCGATCTGAAGTCCCGCACCGTGGTGTCCAAGGGCGTTGCGCGGGTGACCCCCGAAGCCGTCGACGTGACGCCGACGCCCTATTTCCGGGACACGCCGGTCTGGGCCAAGGACCAAGCGACCGAAGCCTATGTGAAGACCTGCCAGGGCACGCAGGTCGGCGGGCGGCTCGAGCCGGCCTATATCGACCGTCTCGGCGCCAATGCGCTGATCCAGGACGGCATCACCGAGTATGAGGCGCAGCGCTTCCGCGAGGCGCTGGCCTTCTACCGGACCGCGCGAAAGCTGCCGGGGGGCGACCAGCATCGCGTGCGCGTCGGAACCTATCTCGCCAATGCCAAGCTCGGCCGGCGCGACGATGCGGTCGAGGCCTTCGGCGATCTCGTCGATTACGGGCTCGGCACCGAGCAGCTTTCCGTTCGGCTGCTGTTCCGGCCGGGCTCGACCCAGTTCATCGACAATCCGCAGACGACCGAGCCCTATCCGATGTGGCTGAGCCAGATCGCGACCCGGGTGAAGCAGAAGAACGCCTGTCTCGAGATCGTTGGGCATACCTCGCGCACCGGCACGCCGCATCTCAACGAGCGGCTCTCGGTCGCCCGCGCGCAGTTCATCATGGACCTGCTGCTGACCGGCATGCCCGACGGCCGCAGCCGGATGATCGCGACCGGGCGGGGCTACCGCGACAATCTCGTCGGCACCGGCAAGGACGACGCCAGCGACGCGCTCGACCGACGCGTCGAGTTCAAGGTCATCGGCTGCTGA